The following DNA comes from Neosynechococcus sphagnicola sy1.
CCGTGCCTGATCTTCGGCATGGACGGCAATCAGGCGGCTTCCCTGGGCAAAAATCCGATCTAAAATCTCTGCTTGGTCAACGAGCAAAGCTCCAGACATGGATCCCATAAAAACCTTAATCCCACAGGTCGGGGATGCTTGGATCAGATCAGGTAACACCTCTGCGGTGGCACCGATAAAAAACCATAGTTGACCAAGCACTTGGCAGCTGCTCGCTGTAACTTGTCGTCCAAAGCTGCCTGGGTGGTCGTGGGGGGACGGGTGTTAGGCATCTCTAAAAAGGACGTGACACCACCTTTGGCACAGGCACAACTGGCTGTGAATAAATCCTCTTTATGCTCCAAACCTGGTTCACGGAAATGGACTTGGGGGTCAATGACTCCCGGCAATAAATTCAGTCCCGTGGCATCGATCTCTTTCAGGGTAGAAGTTGTATCGCTGGTGGGGATATGGGAGCCAACCTCAAGAATGCGGCCATTTGCGATCAGCACATCCCCCTGGAACCATTCACCATTAGGTAAAAGGATCTGAGCATTGCGAATCAATAAGCCAGACTCAGCAGTCATCGTGTTTTACCCCAATAATGATGTATCGGAAATTGCGGGGACAGTGATATTAAAGACAGTCATCCTAGGGTTGAATCTACCAGGAATTGCTTGACAGATTGTCCCTGACAGCAGTTTTGTCCTAACTTTGAAGTCCGTGGCAATGGCTGATAGAGATATGGCATCGGCTTCAAGGAAACGCCACCGCCCATTCAGGGAAGCCATGAGCTACTAGAATAAATCCCCAGTGTTTACTTTTGGTTAACGAGTTGTCTGAGGAGAGCATTGTTTTCCTGGACGGCCTGGGTCAGCTCGCGTATATTGCCCTGCAACTCGCTGGCCTGCTTCTGCGAATATTCGAGTTGCGGCGAACAAATTTGCCCATAGAACGCCAGGAACCCCGCGCCCAACAGCGTCAGGATGCCCGTAATTGCCCCCACCAATTGCAACGCCTGAGAAACGGGTATAGGGGATGGCGTGGGATTAATCGGTGTCGAGTTCATCTGTATCACCTATTTCAGACAATCGGTCGTCATACTCACCGGAATTGAGATAGTCCCTCAGCTCTGCCTCAGAAACGGGCGACATGAGCAGCT
Coding sequences within:
- a CDS encoding amidohydrolase family protein codes for the protein MTAESGLLIRNAQILLPNGEWFQGDVLIANGRILEVGSHIPTSDTTSTLKEIDATGLNLLPGVIDPQVHFREPGLEHKEDLFTASCACAKGGVTSFLEMPNTRPPTTTQAALDDKLQRAAAKCLVNYGFLSVPPQRCYLI